In the genome of Candidatus Delongbacteria bacterium, the window ATACTGATAATAAACAACTAAAAATACTGGACATCGGTGGAGGGAATGGAAAAGAAAGCATGTGGCTTGCAAAACAGGGATGCAATATAACCTTGATTGATATCTCTAAAAACATGCTTAATAATGCAAAATTAGAATACGAGAAAAACGGAATTTTAGATAAATTGTTACCGATAAGAACTGACTTAGCTAAAGGATTAAATATTAGTTTTAATCATGAATTTGATCTGATTTTAATTCACAATCTTTTTTCATATATAAATAATGTTGATCAAATATTATGCGAAGCATATAGTTGTCTCACTTCCAATGGTCATCTTTCAATTATGCAGGTAAATAAATATTCTGAAATTCTTCCAGCAATTATCTTTGAAAATGACCTTGATAAAGCTTATGACAGCATTGATAGTAAAAAAACTAAAATTGAACTTTATGATGATACTGAGGTTTACAGATATTCTGCAAATGAGTTAATAGACTTTTTAAAAATATACTCAAAATTAATAGCTATTCGGAAAAAAGTTAAAAAAGCTCTTTTCCCATAAATATTTATTTCGTATATTTAGCGTTATGAGA includes:
- a CDS encoding class I SAM-dependent methyltransferase, which gives rise to MDLNEKYEQIDKWLNFQETPWGKLRYELSEYVLKKYTDNKQLKILDIGGGNGKESMWLAKQGCNITLIDISKNMLNNAKLEYEKNGILDKLLPIRTDLAKGLNISFNHEFDLILIHNLFSYINNVDQILCEAYSCLTSNGHLSIMQVNKYSEILPAIIFENDLDKAYDSIDSKKTKIELYDDTEVYRYSANELIDFLKIYSKLIAIRKKVKKALFP